From Anopheles darlingi chromosome 2, idAnoDarlMG_H_01, whole genome shotgun sequence, the proteins below share one genomic window:
- the LOC125949951 gene encoding uncharacterized protein LOC125949951, producing the protein MSKTLVKKALILAEEALPSSKPQADAKTTKRKASALELIPKHQKLIELVGKKGQRIEKDLIRRRDKVTVSDIRQQLANKHDPTEDNVRRLLLLSSSTCRLDEETRKKILKRAQTGCYVSKVNLSKKARQEQKLKRASSKSKDGAAPAAGESVFTEEDFESFARELEESGI; encoded by the exons ATGTCGAAAACCCTCGTTAAAAAGGCGTTAATTTTGGCGGAGGAAGCTCTTCCCTCAAGCAAACCACAAGCAGATG ctaaaaccaccaaacggaAAGCGAGCGCTCTCGAGTTGATCCCCAAACATCAGAAGCTGATCGAGCTGGTGGGCAAAAAGGGTCAGCGAATCGAAAAGGATCTTATAAGGCGGCGGGATAAGGTGACCGTTTCGGATATTCGACAGCAGCTCGCCAACAAGCACGATCCAACAGAGGACAACGttcgccggctgctgctgctgagctctTCTACCTGCAGACTCGacgaagaaacacgaaaaaag ATCCTGAAACGGGCGCAAACCGGATGTTACGTTTCGAAAGTAAACCTATCGAAGAAGGCGCGCCAAGAACAGAAGCTAAAACGTGCTTCGAGCAAAAGTAAAGACGGCGCAGCGCCGGCTGCAGGGGAGAGTGTATTCACCGAAGAGGATTTCGAAAGTTTCGCCCGGGAACTGGAGGAGAGTGGAATTTAA